The Apodemus sylvaticus chromosome 18, mApoSyl1.1, whole genome shotgun sequence genome includes the window TTATGAGGAAGAAATTTGATTAGAGTTACTTTACTATCATTTAGATTTATGAATTTAAAAGGAATTAAAATAGAGTTGTCAAGGGAAACACATTTCTCCAACAGGATTTCAGGGCTCATCTTCAACCCTCCCTCAGTAGACTCCACGCCTCCATCACACTGGGCACCAGCACTCACCTAAATCTTGAAGAACAGAGCCATCTGGGCCTTCAGAGGAGACAGACACACCCTGGTCCTCTTCCCCTGGCTGCTCCTCAGTTTTAGTCTCTTCATCTGTCTGTTTGATAGGATCAGCCTGGACCTGGAAGGCTAGCAGGACAAGGGCTGAGAGGAGAACAAGTGTCTTCATGGCTGGGAGTCACCTGGACAGTTGCTGAACAGTAGACCAGTGTGTGGAGAATGAGGGGCCAACCTGCATTTATAGGGCAGAGACAGGTCCCACACTGAGACAAGGCACTCATTGATGGGAACTGGGAGAGGCTGTTGCTCTCAAGATGCCTTTGATGTTCCTCTGTCCTCATGGGTTCCATCCTGATGTTGCTCTGTGTGTTCAGTGTCTCCCCCTCGCACTGATAATGACGAAGGGGCCTTGCTCTCTTCGCCCTGTTACCCATCTGCTTGAGTATATACCTCTTAATGGTCTGTAAAGGAAAGAGCTGTCACTGCCTAATTTAATCAGCTCATGGaacaaatgatttttatgttttgaccTGGAAGCTGCTTTCTCAGAAAGTCTGGACCAGGACCAGACCTTGACCAGGTAGACTGGAGAGTCAGTTCTTTGCCTGATTTGGGGTATTATCAATCATCCTCCTGAAGGATAACTTTGTAAACCCCTACTTGGGGGCCATTATAGAGAAAGTAGATTGCCTTATTGTGCCCCCTAGCAAATTGAGTTTAAGAGACAGAGTTTGTCTGAGTGAAGCTAGAGTGTATTGTTCTGCTGAAGCCAAAGGGACAGAACACATCTCACGAGGTGTGGTACAGGAGCCTCTTCACCATTGGGACCCTCAATCCATGTGGCATTCCACCTGTCTTGAGATTCTGCAGTGCTTTACTTTTAGAAAATGAGAATGAGCCTACAAGGAATGACATCCACAGTGTAGAGAGCGTCATGACCTGCTACTCAATATTGAGAAGTGGCCCCACTTCATACAAGAACactgttctttttgtgttttatccCATTTCTTTCACTACATACACAACAAAATGTTCAGaacttcctgctgtttttggACAGTGTATGGAGTTCCCCCTGTCACAAATGCCAGCTCATATTTATGTGTGAATTAATACtatacatttattaaaatgtttttatttacagcACTGTACAATAGTTAGCAAAACAGCAAGAATATTATTTTACACAAACATTAAGctatacacacatattatatatataatttatcatatatcatatattatatatcatatggCATAtgccatatatcatatatcaatcatatatcacatatcacataacacatatcacatatcatataccATACagcacatatcacatatcacatatcatatatcatatatcatcatatatcatatatacatcacatatatatatatatatatatatatatatatatatgtggacaTGTCCTCTGGAATTCCTCTGTAGACTCAGATTTATAAGTCATGATGCTCACCTCATATTTCAGACACATTGTTGTCTTCCTTGATCATCACAGAAGTGGTCTCAGATTTGCATGCTCCAAAGGCCACCATGCACATGTGATGGATTTATGTTACTGTATTTTCACTTTCTGTCCTTCCTACTAGTGTCCAGTACAGAACTGGTCATTGAAGACCCAATGAATGTGGAACTAGCACAGTCTATCCTTAGAGAAGAGTGGCCTTTTTAAGTACATCTATCAAGCTTTGGCTTGCTCCATCTCTTCATCTTTTTAttgctttctgttctcttctttggGTCTTCCCAACCCTGGTAGCATCAGCTATATCACTTGAGGAAAGACACCTACTCATGGATGCCAGAGAAGGTAGAGTCCAGAGTCCTCTGTCTGGGACACTGCAAGCAGTCATTTACATACTTGTAGGTTTATAAAGCCTTGGGGGGGAAGCAGGTTTTTTCTTTGTGAGTTTACATTCTGCTGGAATTTTATGGGTTTATTGCAGATAGATACAAGTACTATGATATTTTTCCTATCTTTCTCACCCCAATCTGATAGAGCAAATTGATATTTCATTACTATAAtagcacttgatctttgacacaggatctacaaccatccagtggagaaaaagatagccttttcaacaaatagtgctggtttaactgtaggtcagcaggcagaagaatacaaatcgacccattcttatcttcttatactaagttcaagtccaattgggtcaaggacatccacataaaacaagaaacactaaaactaatagaaaagaaactgtggaagacccttgagcacctggtcacaggggaaaatttcctgaatagaacaccaatagcttatgctctaagatcaagaattgacaaatgggacctcataaaattgctgagtttctgtaaggcaaaggacattggcagaaggacaaaacgacaaccaacaaattgggaaatgatctttaccaaccctacatccgattgaggtctaatatccaatatatacaaagaactcacgaagGTAGACTtgagagagccaaataaccctattaaaaatgaggtacagagctaaacaaagaattttcacctgaggaatattgaatggtagaga containing:
- the LOC127668973 gene encoding alpha-defensin 3-like, with protein sequence MKTLVLLSALVLLAFQVQADPIKQTDEETKTEEQPGEEDQGVSVSSEGPDGSVLQDLVSRKVACHCRENSCKRKERVNGTCRKGFLTYIFCCH